From Bacteroidota bacterium, one genomic window encodes:
- a CDS encoding response regulator has protein sequence MRKIINNLILADDDDEDSTFFQIALDELFYSAKLKVVRNGVQLMDLLSSTSASSYDILFLDLNLPIKSGLECLEEIRQNQNLKNLIVVIFSTFFNIEYVQTLYEKGATYYIQKPGDFSKFKKVIQKALVNSAKIDNLQPGREDFILKP, from the coding sequence ATGAGAAAAATAATCAATAATCTTATCTTAGCAGATGATGATGATGAGGACAGCACATTTTTTCAAATTGCCCTTGATGAATTATTTTATTCGGCAAAACTAAAGGTTGTCAGAAATGGAGTGCAATTGATGGATCTGTTAAGCAGCACTAGCGCTTCTTCCTATGATATCTTATTTCTGGATCTGAATCTTCCAATAAAATCGGGATTGGAATGTCTGGAGGAAATTCGTCAGAATCAAAATCTGAAAAATCTGATTGTAGTTATTTTCTCTACATTTTTTAACATTGAATATGTACAAACACTTTATGAAAAAGGTGCAACATACTATATTCAGAAACCGGGTGATTTTTCTAAATTTAAAAAAGTTATCCAAAAGGCTTTGGTTAATTCAGCGAAAATTGACAATTTGCAACCTGGGCGAGAAGATTTTATACTCAAACCGTAA
- a CDS encoding PAS domain-containing protein has product MQKEQTTTEFQFLSGGGEMGKLTRQKDWSKTSVGDPSGWPQSLRTTISIILNSKFPMFLFWGQELVCFYNDAYRPSLGNDGKHPHILGGRAEDYWQEIMHIIRPLIDKVLTTGDATWSEDQLIPIYRNGKMEDVYWTFSYSPVKDESGKPRGVFVTCTETTGKVTALKTLEESTNRFLNNIKQAPVAMCVLRGKDFVVEIANNMMLELWGKTSDDVMNKPLFVGLPEVKGQGFDELLIGVFTTGVKYEGTERSVGLPRNGKIEEKFVNFIYDAYRESDGTISGILVIASDVTEQVLTRRKIEESEARLNIVLDASELGTWELNLRTRDVLYSKRYLKVFGYDQDVKLTHEQLLSHLHPDDREIRDAAFAEAFKTGSLFYESRLVWSDGTIHYMEGKGKVFYDAEGKPEKLVGTIRDITDLKNHQRELEESEKKFRELSNSLENLVVERTTQLEEKNAELEKINRELQSFAYISSHDLQEPLRKIQTFSTRIMEKEEANLSAEGKDSFQRMQNAARRMQTLIEDLLSYSRTNSSERKFVYTDLNKIFNEVKEDLKEEFHNKKAVLESNVLPTLSVIPFQFRQLLYNLISNSLKFSDAKRLSKIIVMGELGLANKFNEPALISGKEYCHISLTDNGIGFEQQYSEKIFEVFQRLHGRSEYKGTGIGLAIVKKIVDNHHGLIKAHGKVDQGATFDLYIPTS; this is encoded by the coding sequence ATGCAGAAGGAGCAAACAACTACTGAATTCCAGTTTCTTTCCGGTGGTGGTGAAATGGGTAAGCTGACCAGACAAAAAGACTGGAGTAAAACATCTGTCGGGGATCCTTCAGGATGGCCGCAAAGTCTGCGTACTACTATCAGCATAATATTAAATTCTAAATTTCCGATGTTCCTGTTTTGGGGACAAGAGTTAGTTTGTTTTTATAACGATGCCTATCGCCCAAGTTTGGGTAATGATGGAAAGCACCCGCATATCCTTGGTGGCCGTGCAGAAGATTACTGGCAGGAGATCATGCATATTATTCGTCCTTTGATCGATAAGGTTTTAACAACAGGTGATGCTACATGGAGTGAAGATCAGTTGATCCCGATTTATCGCAATGGAAAGATGGAAGATGTCTACTGGACTTTCAGTTATAGTCCGGTAAAAGATGAGTCGGGTAAGCCAAGAGGTGTATTCGTAACCTGTACTGAAACGACAGGGAAAGTTACAGCATTGAAAACTCTTGAAGAGAGTACGAACAGGTTCTTGAATAATATCAAGCAGGCACCGGTTGCAATGTGTGTTTTGCGTGGAAAAGATTTTGTTGTCGAAATTGCAAATAACATGATGCTGGAGCTTTGGGGAAAAACTTCGGATGATGTAATGAATAAACCTTTATTTGTCGGACTGCCTGAGGTGAAAGGACAAGGTTTCGATGAACTTCTTATTGGTGTTTTTACCACTGGTGTAAAGTATGAAGGAACTGAAAGATCAGTTGGTCTACCGCGCAATGGGAAAATTGAGGAAAAGTTTGTAAATTTTATATATGATGCTTATCGGGAATCTGATGGCACAATATCCGGAATTCTTGTAATTGCGTCCGATGTCACTGAGCAAGTATTGACGAGAAGAAAGATTGAAGAAAGTGAAGCAAGATTGAATATTGTACTTGATGCAAGTGAATTGGGAACATGGGAACTTAATTTGAGAACAAGAGATGTTCTATATTCAAAGAGATATTTAAAAGTCTTTGGTTACGATCAGGATGTAAAACTGACACACGAACAGCTTTTATCACATCTGCATCCTGATGATAGAGAAATCAGAGATGCGGCTTTTGCAGAAGCTTTTAAAACAGGAAGTTTATTTTATGAATCACGATTGGTTTGGAGTGATGGAACAATTCACTATATGGAAGGTAAAGGAAAAGTGTTTTATGATGCAGAAGGAAAACCGGAAAAGTTAGTTGGAACAATCAGAGATATTACAGATTTAAAAAACCACCAAAGGGAACTTGAAGAAAGTGAAAAAAAATTCAGAGAGTTATCTAATTCACTTGAAAATTTAGTCGTAGAAAGAACGACGCAGCTTGAAGAAAAGAATGCAGAACTTGAAAAGATCAACCGGGAACTTCAGTCATTTGCATATATTTCCAGTCATGATCTGCAGGAGCCGTTACGTAAAATTCAGACTTTTTCTACCCGCATCATGGAGAAGGAAGAGGCAAATCTTTCTGCAGAAGGGAAAGACAGTTTTCAAAGGATGCAAAATGCCGCAAGAAGGATGCAGACTTTAATCGAAGATTTACTCTCATACTCACGCACAAATTCCAGCGAAAGAAAATTTGTCTACACAGATCTCAATAAAATATTTAATGAAGTTAAAGAAGATCTGAAAGAAGAATTTCATAATAAAAAGGCAGTACTGGAGTCAAACGTTTTACCAACGCTTTCAGTAATTCCCTTTCAGTTTAGACAGTTACTTTATAACCTGATCAGTAATTCGCTTAAATTTTCGGATGCAAAACGTCTATCAAAAATTATTGTAATGGGTGAACTTGGCCTTGCAAATAAATTTAATGAACCTGCATTGATAAGTGGAAAAGAATATTGTCATATCAGTTTGACTGATAATGGAATTGGGTTCGAACAGCAATACAGTGAGAAAATATTTGAAGTCTTTCAGCGTTTACATGGCAGATCAGAATATAAGGGAACAGGAATCGGATTGGCGATTGTGAAAAAGATTGTTGACAATCACCACGGATTAATAAAAGCCCATGGTAAAGTAGATCAGGGTGCAACTTTCGACTTATATATACCAACTTCATGA
- a CDS encoding VOC family protein: protein MAKLNPYLNFENTREAMNFYKECLGGELILQTVSEMPEMAAQMPTEMKDKILHSMLTSGDIVLMASDLNMEKRSEGNTIHLCLNCTSDEEINSLFAKLSPGGKITEPLNDMPWGGKYGSLIDKFNIHWVFNFQKKTF from the coding sequence ATGGCAAAACTTAATCCTTATCTGAATTTTGAGAATACCCGGGAAGCAATGAACTTTTATAAAGAATGTCTGGGTGGAGAACTTATTTTACAAACCGTAAGTGAGATGCCCGAAATGGCTGCTCAAATGCCAACGGAAATGAAAGACAAAATTTTGCATTCAATGCTTACAAGCGGAGATATTGTCTTAATGGCCTCTGACCTGAATATGGAAAAAAGATCTGAAGGCAATACTATTCATCTATGTTTGAATTGCACAAGCGATGAAGAGATTAATTCACTTTTTGCAAAACTAAGCCCCGGCGGTAAAATCACAGAACCTCTGAATGATATGCCATGGGGCGGAAAATATGGTTCTCTAATTGATAAATTCAATATCCACTGGGTCTTTAATTTTCAAAAAAAAACTTTTTAA
- a CDS encoding T9SS type A sorting domain-containing protein → MLYPTSPGAYNNVFNGGIDGTMVFVTKLSTTMPVSISYSTFIGPGEGNAIAVDQSTDEVFIAGTTYTPTFPITSGALQPVHALMTDAFVTKLNSAGSGLVYSTFLGGDWGDLGTGLAINSVGEAYISGISQDLFPTSPGGLQPNNAGTYDFFVVNLNASGTGYGCGGSTYVGGSDADYSGSFYDFPSPKVSILDNGGVNDTILISSTTHSQDFPVTPGSYGPVKINGIADQPVFFKMTCFSPGALPDGQITSNSVSICNDGTIDFLDQSLNNPTSWNWYFPGALPASSSLQNPSAISYTSQGTYDVILVACNSFGCDSTVFPNYITVYPGPGIPFLTTSGDTIISTPAYSYQWYNGGVAIPGETNQYFLPTQDGDYYVMVIDSLGCTAVTKSVTITEVASVITNDLQIKVYPNPVSGIATIYFNSVDARDVQISLIDVSGRLVYKMYKGKIDIGENSISFDLSGVGKGFYFVEMVKGAGRGEVVSRVRLVHF, encoded by the coding sequence ATGTTATATCCGACTTCTCCGGGAGCTTATAATAACGTCTTCAATGGAGGCATCGATGGAACAATGGTTTTTGTTACAAAATTGTCGACAACAATGCCTGTATCGATAAGTTATTCTACTTTCATTGGACCAGGAGAAGGTAATGCAATTGCTGTAGATCAATCTACGGATGAAGTTTTTATTGCAGGAACTACTTACACTCCGACTTTTCCAATTACATCGGGAGCATTGCAACCGGTACATGCTTTGATGACCGATGCATTTGTCACAAAATTAAATAGCGCCGGATCAGGATTGGTCTATTCAACTTTTCTTGGCGGTGACTGGGGTGATCTTGGAACAGGTTTAGCAATCAATAGTGTCGGTGAAGCTTATATTTCCGGAATATCACAAGATCTCTTTCCAACCTCTCCCGGTGGCCTGCAGCCAAATAATGCAGGTACATATGATTTTTTTGTTGTTAACTTAAATGCAAGCGGAACAGGTTATGGGTGTGGTGGATCAACTTATGTTGGTGGAAGTGATGCCGATTATTCCGGTAGCTTCTATGATTTTCCTTCACCGAAAGTATCTATACTTGACAATGGTGGTGTGAATGATACAATCTTAATTAGTTCAACAACTCACTCGCAAGATTTTCCTGTTACTCCCGGCTCTTATGGTCCGGTGAAGATTAATGGAATTGCAGATCAACCGGTGTTCTTTAAAATGACCTGCTTTTCACCGGGAGCATTGCCGGATGGTCAGATCACCAGCAACAGTGTGTCTATTTGCAATGATGGTACAATAGATTTTCTCGATCAGTCATTAAATAATCCCACTTCCTGGAATTGGTATTTTCCTGGTGCATTACCTGCTTCTTCTTCCTTGCAGAATCCTTCTGCAATATCATACACTTCTCAAGGTACCTATGATGTAATTCTTGTAGCATGTAATTCTTTTGGTTGTGATTCAACTGTCTTTCCAAATTATATAACAGTTTATCCCGGTCCTGGTATCCCTTTCTTAACCACTTCAGGAGACACGATCATTTCCACTCCGGCATATTCCTATCAGTGGTATAATGGAGGCGTTGCAATTCCCGGCGAGACAAATCAATATTTTTTACCAACTCAGGATGGTGATTATTATGTAATGGTAATTGATTCTCTGGGATGTACTGCAGTAACAAAGTCAGTAACCATCACCGAGGTTGCTTCAGTAATTACAAACGACCTACAAATAAAAGTTTATCCGAATCCTGTATCAGGAATTGCTACGATCTATTTCAATTCTGTTGATGCAAGGGATGTTCAGATAAGTTTAATTGATGTGTCCGGTAGATTGGTTTATAAAATGTATAAAGGCAAAATAGACATAGGGGAAAATAGTATCAGTTTTGATCTCTCAGGTGTAGGAAAAGGTTTTTACTTTGTTGAAATGGTTAAGGGTGCTGGCAGGGGTGAGGTGGTATCTCGGGTCAGGCTTGTGCACTTCTAG
- a CDS encoding capsular biosynthesis protein, translating to MSIFKSLFGTKKKEEDYPKLTDLSVFHTDIHSHLIPGIDDGVQSLSESIEMIQGMVDLGIKRIVTTPHIMSDYYKNTPDIIRRGLDDVRKELQKQNINIEIDAAAEYYLDEGFLPKLKQKDIIAIKDKYLLFEISYINPPDNLHSIIFEINVAGYIPVLAHPERYPFWYNKFEEFQRIKETGALLQLNTNSLTGYYGGGAKAIGEKMIDLNMIDFIGSDLHGQRHLDGLRKVVSEKHLHKLAAIGVKNAGI from the coding sequence ATGTCAATTTTTAAATCTCTCTTCGGTACAAAGAAAAAAGAAGAAGATTATCCGAAGCTAACCGATCTTTCTGTTTTTCACACAGACATTCACAGTCATCTTATTCCCGGTATAGACGATGGAGTACAATCACTTTCAGAATCTATAGAAATGATTCAGGGCATGGTCGATCTTGGTATCAAAAGGATCGTAACTACTCCGCATATCATGAGCGACTATTACAAGAACACACCGGACATCATCCGACGTGGACTTGATGATGTCAGAAAAGAATTACAGAAACAAAATATCAATATAGAGATCGACGCTGCTGCAGAATATTATCTTGATGAAGGATTTTTACCTAAGCTAAAACAGAAAGATATCATTGCTATCAAAGACAAATATCTTTTATTTGAAATCTCATACATCAATCCACCTGACAATTTACACAGTATCATTTTTGAGATCAATGTAGCTGGTTACATTCCTGTGCTTGCACATCCTGAGCGCTATCCTTTCTGGTATAATAAGTTTGAAGAATTTCAGCGTATCAAAGAAACCGGTGCATTGTTACAATTGAACACTAATTCTCTCACCGGTTACTACGGTGGCGGAGCAAAAGCCATTGGAGAAAAAATGATCGATCTGAATATGATCGATTTCATAGGCAGTGATCTCCACGGACAGCGCCACCTCGACGGATTAAGAAAAGTTGTTTCTGAAAAACACTTACATAAACTTGCAGCTATCGGTGTAAAGAATGCAGGGATATAA
- a CDS encoding SDR family oxidoreductase, which yields MANKFHSEDLSKFSFLITGGSGFIGSNLVEYLIENNAGKVRVLDNLLTSSRINIEKFIGLPNFEFIEGDIRDLTTCHQACEGIHFVSHQAALGSVPRSVKDPIATHSINATGFLNMLVAARDAGVMQFVYASSSSVYGDHPVLPKIEAETGNPLSPYAVSKKTNELYANVFASTYKMRIIGLRYFNVFGPNQSPEGAYAAVIPLFMQAVLDHKSPLIDGDGEQTRDFTYVENAVQANMRAMLTKNEGALNQVYNVAVGERISVNELFRLIAKLTDSSLKPTHRETRPGDIRDSLANISKAKEFLGYEPTIRAEEGLKRTFAWFRTSGVNTK from the coding sequence ATGGCAAATAAATTTCATTCAGAAGATCTTAGCAAATTTTCTTTTCTCATCACAGGCGGATCCGGATTTATCGGATCTAATCTTGTAGAATATCTGATTGAAAATAATGCAGGAAAAGTTCGTGTACTCGACAATTTGCTTACGAGTTCGCGTATCAATATTGAAAAATTTATTGGCTTACCGAATTTTGAATTTATCGAAGGCGACATTCGTGATCTAACTACGTGCCATCAGGCATGTGAAGGCATCCATTTCGTTTCCCATCAGGCAGCTTTAGGATCTGTACCGCGCTCAGTGAAAGATCCGATTGCCACTCACTCTATCAATGCAACAGGTTTTCTGAATATGCTCGTTGCTGCGCGCGATGCAGGGGTTATGCAATTTGTTTATGCCAGTTCGTCTTCAGTATACGGCGACCATCCTGTACTTCCGAAAATCGAAGCTGAAACCGGAAATCCACTTTCTCCTTATGCAGTAAGCAAAAAAACGAATGAGCTTTATGCAAATGTGTTTGCATCGACTTATAAAATGCGCATCATCGGATTAAGATATTTTAATGTCTTTGGTCCAAACCAAAGTCCTGAAGGTGCATATGCAGCAGTGATTCCATTGTTCATGCAGGCAGTACTTGATCACAAATCGCCATTGATCGATGGTGATGGAGAACAAACGCGCGATTTCACCTACGTTGAAAATGCAGTTCAGGCGAATATGCGGGCTATGCTGACAAAAAATGAAGGCGCTCTGAATCAGGTGTACAATGTCGCAGTAGGCGAACGGATTTCAGTGAATGAACTATTCAGGTTAATAGCCAAATTAACTGATTCAAGCTTAAAACCAACGCATAGAGAAACCCGTCCCGGTGATATTCGGGATTCACTTGCAAACATCAGTAAAGCAAAGGAATTTCTCGGATATGAGCCCACTATCCGCGCAGAAGAAGGATTAAAACGTACCTTTGCATGGTTCCGTACATCCGGAGTTAATACAAAATAG
- the rfbB gene encoding dTDP-glucose 4,6-dehydratase — MNKIYKKTILITGGAGFIGSHVVRLFVNKYPDYRIVNLDKLTYAGNLANLVDVSSKPNYTFIKGDIVDAELINKLFTEEKIDAVIHLAAESHVDRSISNPIEFVMTNVVGTVNLLNAARKSWSDFSSGKNLFYHVSTDEVYGTLGETGLFTEKTSYDPHSPYSASKASSDHFVRAYYDTYKLPVVISNCSNNYGSFHFPEKLIPLSINNIKNMKPIPIYGKGENIRDWLFVEDHASAIDTIFHKSKTGETYNVGGNNEWKNIDLIKLLCTIMDKKLNRSPGTSASLITFVKDRAGHDMRYAIDSSKLQKELGWSPSLKFEEGLEKTVEWYLTNEEWLKNVTSGDYLNFYEQQYVAR, encoded by the coding sequence ATGAATAAAATTTATAAAAAAACTATTTTGATTACAGGCGGAGCCGGATTTATCGGTTCGCATGTTGTTCGGTTATTTGTCAATAAATATCCTGATTACAGAATTGTAAACCTTGACAAACTGACGTACGCCGGGAATCTTGCCAATCTTGTTGATGTTAGCTCGAAGCCAAATTATACTTTCATAAAAGGTGATATTGTTGATGCTGAATTGATCAATAAACTTTTCACTGAAGAAAAGATCGATGCTGTAATTCACCTTGCCGCTGAATCGCACGTCGACAGAAGTATCTCCAATCCGATCGAATTTGTAATGACTAATGTAGTCGGCACAGTTAATTTACTGAATGCAGCAAGAAAATCGTGGAGTGATTTCAGTTCCGGAAAAAATCTGTTCTATCATGTTTCTACTGATGAAGTTTACGGAACATTAGGAGAAACAGGTTTGTTCACTGAAAAAACATCATACGACCCGCATAGCCCCTACTCCGCTTCCAAAGCAAGTTCAGATCACTTTGTGAGAGCCTATTATGACACTTACAAATTGCCTGTTGTTATTTCGAACTGCTCCAACAATTACGGGTCATTTCACTTTCCGGAAAAATTAATTCCACTTTCAATAAATAATATTAAGAACATGAAGCCGATTCCTATATATGGAAAAGGTGAAAATATCCGCGACTGGCTTTTTGTAGAAGATCATGCTTCTGCAATTGACACAATTTTTCACAAATCAAAAACCGGAGAAACATATAATGTTGGCGGCAATAACGAATGGAAAAATATTGACCTGATCAAGTTATTGTGTACGATCATGGACAAGAAATTGAACAGAAGTCCGGGTACCAGCGCTTCTCTGATTACCTTCGTTAAGGATCGTGCCGGACATGATATGAGATATGCAATTGATTCTTCGAAATTACAAAAGGAATTAGGATGGAGTCCATCATTAAAGTTTGAAGAAGGACTCGAGAAAACGGTTGAATGGTATCTTACGAATGAAGAATGGCTGAAAAATGTAACTTCAGGAGATTACTTAAATTTTTATGAGCAACAATATGTTGCCCGATAA